One Pseudomonas sp. FP1742 genomic window carries:
- a CDS encoding dermonecrotic toxin domain-containing protein, which produces MSQLENDHPRAAGDDHFVTQPDDHYHHLFNNLPAWALEASLETRSALKNASLATPQWHGTATPSQHASLKKLSQEHWHHRNRLDSKLSTLKNPRAFAEPLLIAALKTRFGLELDVKTTFLRLYIPQTVTLFKINTGAARTWTVSLLDAALHNFQESETAADAFESASTFITEPSSTGQFETLPAIKHKIPVQAFARLCRELDIGGQYTAYLKEFLGLTNPVAGAALKSSTIGLNKAALRSALQMAHIRKDIPDDAHLALLRMVEGGSRARLNGQPLYGHDLTLMSSPLTGIVIFAPNLERARKSTRLIAYIPDDPEYPLKQYPDTLAFMTDLTRKLRTPAYQAFFSRFVEHKERGHFFADLNRRLQTVTWHQHQPGDPLPSWRETPVERPNLRFSVLPIKADLWNHGYQRQLNKILNDASTVAVSTASADRDARWALWDAFSKVASRILEAASFVAAPLVPLLGELMLGYMAYQLLDESFEGIVDMAEGLRTEAFGHLMTFVETVVQVGTFAVGGAIAVGAFSRLLPREAVALIDPLKPVATAGGKTRYWMPDLTPYEQTLSLPEGVKPNHLGLYPHAGKTMLRLEGKLYSVKPDPMSDRFQIEHPRRNDAYQPSLRHNHHGAWQTELEQPLYWEREKVMRRLGHSVESFTSAEREQILRISGYHDNVLRQAHVENYRPPSLLTDTIKRWRINRDIETFIEQIGSDQPEHYQKADTALQHALLTRHDSWPVDTPLPTPATQTPAFRQQTATLARQYRKSLFERLYSIQEHTDDVQVQQLLADVRGLPTDVAQELVSNATGTELRQLHGGRVPQRLKDAANKAMEAVRATRAYEGLYADALENVDTHKVALHSLNALPGWPDGLRIEVRDYSSEGTVRDSIGPTDAAIVKTLVANEDGSYHVDQDTPGDFYQALFQTLPQAHRDAFNPSIADAQALRKRIAENALDQPTLRTLFARHPHRKPYYDPTTMRLPGGAEGYDRGNRMTPTLDDRVREVYPDLSQDQLQSVVQALQSHPDGARVALSRVHHELNRLHLDLGRWISEAPTAHPDTGVALSALERQAEQHIRRLLAQEIQRAWRRQTDRDFDTSDDMERYVLRFDEPMLGDLPSLTADFSHVSLLSLEGSHAAQGVAGFLQGFSGLRRLELRRFSLTTLPDAITRMPQLEALVLSDCGIRVDAATWLKLTSLNKLTMLDLYRNPFETVPRIDSMTELTHLDLSSTNLTEIPPGTLQHPRLGTLLLMNNGISELPTALFDSPLYEKRGIHLTHNPVSDSSRQLIKNHHVDSAFDMGVFAPEADIDRVRALYPGMEVEQASEFVYELPGTLEEGRVALTRLEEELSQLRNDLSAWTAALPDLHPLTDEPFSAAQLLVEHANRDEFKQALENCWQRDAELDNFSDTLEPTYDLTLSTVINGELPALSADFSHVSSLAFRSAEGVTRIGRFLESFPNLKSLRLRSCNLGDIPEAVFKMGQLRSLSLPECRVSLSSESVAALAGMEQLDYLDLGSNPLGQTPDVSQMPALATVLLNDTGINRIPDGLLQLSELDWADLSGNAITEAPSDLSELPVDVADNISLRGNPFSEESLLRLIAYFERTGADFGVEAVINRGEIEISDSEGSEIDE; this is translated from the coding sequence TGAGCCAACTCGAAAACGATCACCCTAGGGCCGCTGGCGACGATCACTTCGTCACGCAGCCGGATGATCATTACCATCACCTGTTCAACAATCTGCCCGCCTGGGCATTAGAGGCATCGCTTGAAACCCGCAGCGCCCTCAAGAACGCCTCGCTTGCGACTCCCCAATGGCATGGCACCGCGACACCTTCACAACATGCCTCGCTGAAAAAGCTCAGTCAGGAACACTGGCACCATCGAAATCGCCTGGATTCAAAGCTGTCGACGCTGAAAAACCCACGGGCATTTGCCGAACCCCTTCTCATCGCGGCCCTGAAAACCCGGTTTGGCCTGGAACTGGACGTCAAGACCACCTTCCTGCGCCTGTACATCCCACAAACCGTGACCCTGTTCAAAATCAACACCGGGGCCGCCCGCACCTGGACGGTATCGCTGCTCGATGCCGCGCTGCATAACTTCCAGGAATCGGAAACGGCCGCAGATGCCTTCGAATCCGCTTCGACCTTCATTACCGAGCCGTCGTCCACAGGGCAGTTCGAAACGTTGCCGGCGATCAAGCATAAAATCCCGGTCCAGGCCTTCGCCCGGCTATGCCGCGAACTCGATATCGGTGGCCAGTACACCGCGTATCTCAAGGAATTTCTGGGGCTGACCAACCCGGTGGCCGGTGCCGCGTTGAAATCCAGCACGATCGGCTTGAACAAAGCCGCACTCAGGTCGGCGCTGCAAATGGCACACATCCGCAAGGATATTCCAGATGATGCGCACCTCGCGCTCCTGCGCATGGTTGAAGGAGGTTCGAGGGCGCGACTCAATGGCCAGCCGCTCTATGGCCACGACCTGACCCTGATGTCGTCCCCGCTGACCGGCATTGTCATTTTCGCGCCGAACCTTGAGCGGGCACGCAAGAGTACGCGGCTCATTGCCTATATTCCCGATGACCCCGAATACCCGCTCAAGCAATACCCCGACACGCTGGCGTTCATGACCGATCTGACTCGCAAGCTGCGGACACCCGCTTATCAAGCGTTCTTCAGCCGGTTCGTCGAGCACAAGGAACGCGGACACTTTTTCGCCGATCTCAACCGCCGCCTCCAGACCGTGACCTGGCATCAGCACCAGCCCGGCGATCCATTGCCGAGCTGGCGCGAAACGCCGGTCGAGCGTCCCAATCTGCGTTTCTCCGTGCTCCCGATCAAAGCGGACCTGTGGAACCATGGCTATCAGCGGCAGCTGAACAAAATCCTCAACGACGCCAGCACTGTCGCCGTCTCCACCGCCAGCGCCGACCGAGACGCCCGCTGGGCATTGTGGGATGCCTTCAGCAAAGTGGCCTCCAGGATCCTTGAAGCTGCGTCGTTCGTGGCGGCGCCCTTGGTGCCGTTGCTGGGTGAATTGATGCTGGGCTACATGGCCTACCAGTTACTGGACGAGAGCTTCGAAGGCATCGTGGACATGGCTGAAGGGCTGAGAACAGAAGCGTTCGGACACCTGATGACGTTCGTCGAAACCGTCGTTCAAGTCGGGACATTCGCGGTAGGCGGTGCAATCGCCGTCGGCGCCTTCAGCCGGCTTCTGCCCCGCGAAGCCGTCGCGCTCATCGACCCGCTCAAACCTGTCGCCACAGCCGGAGGCAAAACCCGTTACTGGATGCCGGATCTCACACCTTATGAACAGACACTCAGTTTGCCCGAAGGGGTAAAGCCCAATCATCTGGGCTTGTACCCACACGCGGGCAAAACGATGCTGCGCCTTGAGGGAAAACTGTATTCAGTGAAACCCGACCCCATGTCGGACAGGTTCCAGATTGAGCATCCGCGCCGCAACGATGCTTATCAGCCGTCGCTGCGGCATAACCACCACGGTGCCTGGCAAACCGAACTGGAACAACCGCTGTACTGGGAGCGGGAAAAGGTCATGCGTCGCCTTGGCCATAGTGTCGAGTCGTTCACCAGTGCCGAGCGCGAACAGATCCTGCGGATCAGCGGCTACCACGACAACGTATTGCGCCAGGCGCATGTCGAAAACTATCGCCCGCCGTCGCTGCTGACTGACACGATCAAGCGCTGGCGGATCAACCGCGACATCGAAACGTTTATCGAACAGATCGGCAGCGATCAACCCGAGCACTATCAAAAAGCCGATACCGCCCTGCAGCATGCACTGCTGACACGCCATGACTCATGGCCGGTCGATACACCACTGCCGACACCGGCAACCCAAACGCCAGCCTTCAGACAGCAAACGGCAACACTGGCCCGCCAATATCGCAAGTCGCTGTTCGAGCGGCTCTACAGCATTCAGGAACACACCGATGATGTGCAGGTTCAGCAACTGCTCGCCGATGTGCGGGGCCTGCCGACCGATGTGGCGCAAGAGCTGGTGAGCAATGCCACCGGCACCGAGTTACGCCAGCTGCACGGCGGGCGCGTGCCCCAGCGGCTCAAGGACGCGGCGAACAAAGCCATGGAGGCCGTCCGCGCTACCCGCGCCTATGAAGGCCTTTATGCCGACGCGCTGGAAAACGTCGACACCCACAAAGTGGCCCTGCACAGCCTGAACGCACTGCCCGGCTGGCCGGACGGATTACGCATCGAAGTGCGGGATTACTCCAGCGAGGGCACCGTGCGCGACAGCATTGGCCCGACCGATGCGGCCATCGTGAAAACACTGGTGGCCAACGAGGATGGCTCCTATCACGTTGATCAGGACACGCCCGGTGATTTCTATCAGGCACTCTTTCAAACGTTGCCCCAGGCCCATCGCGATGCGTTCAACCCCTCCATCGCTGACGCCCAGGCCCTCAGAAAGCGCATTGCCGAAAACGCGCTGGACCAGCCGACGCTACGCACTCTGTTTGCCAGGCATCCCCATCGAAAACCCTACTACGACCCGACCACCATGCGCCTTCCTGGTGGTGCGGAGGGCTATGACCGCGGCAATCGCATGACACCCACCCTCGACGACAGGGTCCGGGAGGTTTATCCCGATCTGTCCCAGGATCAATTGCAGTCCGTGGTCCAGGCGTTGCAAAGCCACCCCGATGGCGCTCGGGTAGCACTCTCACGCGTACACCACGAGCTGAACCGATTGCATCTGGATCTGGGTCGATGGATCAGCGAAGCCCCAACGGCGCACCCCGACACCGGGGTTGCGTTGAGCGCCCTGGAGCGCCAGGCCGAACAACACATTCGCAGGTTGCTGGCGCAGGAAATCCAGCGCGCCTGGCGGCGCCAAACCGATCGGGATTTTGACACCTCGGACGACATGGAGCGGTACGTGCTCAGGTTCGACGAACCGATGCTGGGTGATCTGCCATCGTTGACTGCAGATTTCAGTCATGTGTCGCTGCTATCCCTGGAAGGCAGCCACGCAGCGCAAGGTGTTGCTGGTTTTCTACAGGGCTTCAGCGGACTTCGCCGACTGGAACTGCGCCGTTTCTCCCTGACCACCCTCCCCGACGCCATCACCCGGATGCCGCAGCTGGAGGCACTGGTGTTAAGCGATTGCGGCATCAGGGTAGACGCAGCCACCTGGTTGAAGCTGACGTCATTAAACAAACTGACCATGCTGGATCTTTACCGCAACCCGTTTGAAACGGTGCCCCGCATCGACTCGATGACTGAACTGACCCATCTGGACCTGAGCAGCACCAACCTGACCGAAATCCCGCCCGGCACTCTGCAACACCCACGCCTGGGCACCCTTCTGCTGATGAACAATGGAATCAGTGAACTGCCGACGGCCTTGTTCGACAGTCCGCTGTATGAAAAGCGTGGCATACACCTCACGCACAATCCGGTTTCCGACAGCTCGCGACAACTCATCAAAAACCATCACGTCGACAGCGCTTTCGACATGGGCGTTTTCGCACCCGAGGCAGACATTGATCGTGTCAGGGCGCTCTACCCTGGCATGGAAGTCGAGCAAGCCAGCGAGTTCGTCTACGAATTGCCCGGCACGCTGGAGGAAGGTCGGGTCGCGTTGACACGCCTGGAAGAAGAGCTGAGCCAATTGAGGAACGATCTGTCTGCCTGGACCGCCGCTCTTCCGGACCTGCATCCACTGACAGACGAACCCTTCAGCGCAGCTCAACTGCTTGTCGAGCACGCCAACCGCGACGAATTCAAGCAAGCCCTTGAGAACTGCTGGCAACGGGATGCGGAGCTGGATAATTTCAGCGATACGCTTGAACCCACCTACGATCTGACACTTTCCACGGTCATCAATGGAGAACTGCCTGCCCTGAGCGCCGATTTCAGCCATGTGTCGTCACTGGCGTTTCGCAGTGCGGAGGGGGTGACGCGCATCGGACGTTTCCTGGAGTCCTTTCCCAACCTGAAAAGCCTCAGGCTGCGCAGCTGTAACCTTGGCGACATTCCGGAGGCGGTGTTCAAAATGGGTCAACTCAGGTCTCTGTCACTTCCCGAGTGTCGCGTCAGTCTGTCATCAGAATCGGTCGCCGCCCTGGCGGGGATGGAACAGCTCGACTATCTCGACCTGGGCTCGAACCCGCTAGGACAGACGCCTGATGTGAGTCAGATGCCGGCGCTGGCGACCGTGCTGCTGAACGACACCGGCATCAACCGGATACCGGATGGGCTGTTACAGCTGTCCGAGCTGGACTGGGCAGACTTGAGCGGCAACGCCATCACCGAGGCGCCCAGTGACTTGTCGGAACTGCCGGTGGACGTCGCAGATAATATTTCGTTGAGGGGCAATCCATTTTCCGAGGAAAGCCTGTTACGGCTGATCGCTTACTTCGAACGCACGGGCGCGGATTTTGGGGTGGAAGCCGTGATCAATCGGGGGGAGATAGAAATCTCCGACTCTGAAGGTTCCGAGATCGACGAGTAG
- a CDS encoding ABC transporter ATP-binding protein: MYKLEVQDLHKRYGSHEVLKGVSLKAAAGDVISIIGSSGSGKSTFLRCINLLEQPHAGKILLNNEELKLVANKDGALKAADPKQLQRMRSRLSMVFQHFNLWSHMTALENIMEAPVHVLGVSKAEAREKAEHYLNKVGVAHRKDAYPGHMSGGEQQRVAIARALAMEPEVMLFDEPTSALDPELVGDVLKVMQALAQEGRTMVVVTHEMGFAREVSNQLVFLHKGVVEESGNPREVLVNPQSERLQQFLSGSLK; this comes from the coding sequence ATGTACAAACTTGAAGTCCAAGACCTGCATAAACGCTATGGCAGTCACGAAGTGCTCAAGGGCGTGTCCCTGAAAGCGGCGGCTGGCGATGTGATCAGCATCATCGGCTCCAGTGGCTCCGGCAAAAGTACTTTCCTGCGCTGCATCAACCTGCTCGAGCAGCCGCACGCGGGCAAGATTCTGCTCAACAACGAAGAGCTGAAACTGGTCGCCAACAAGGACGGCGCGCTGAAAGCCGCCGACCCGAAACAGCTGCAACGCATGCGTTCGCGCCTGTCGATGGTGTTCCAGCATTTCAACCTGTGGTCGCACATGACCGCGCTGGAAAACATCATGGAAGCGCCGGTGCATGTACTCGGCGTGTCCAAGGCTGAAGCCCGCGAGAAAGCCGAGCACTACCTGAACAAGGTTGGCGTGGCCCATCGCAAGGACGCCTACCCGGGTCACATGTCCGGTGGCGAACAGCAACGTGTGGCGATTGCCCGTGCGCTGGCGATGGAACCTGAGGTGATGTTGTTCGACGAACCGACCTCGGCCCTCGACCCGGAGTTGGTGGGTGACGTGCTGAAAGTCATGCAGGCCCTGGCACAGGAAGGCCGGACCATGGTGGTGGTGACGCACGAAATGGGCTTTGCTCGTGAAGTGTCGAACCAGCTGGTGTTCCTGCACAAAGGCGTGGTCGAAGAAAGCGGTAACCCGCGCGAAGTGCTGGTCAATCCGCAGTCGGAACGTTTGCAGCAATTCCTCTCGGGCAGCCTCAAGTAA
- a CDS encoding GlxA family transcriptional regulator, with the protein MTAHRIGFLIWPSTKALTLALAEEALRVAQRVHPDVVYELSFLQAEPPTEGAWQLPGEPWAGKLENFQKLFLLADEPPTSLAPSLSSALKQLVRAGCVIGGLSAGVYPLAQLGLLDGYRAAVHWRWQDDFAERFPKVIATSHLFDWDRDRLTACGGLSVLDLLLAVLARDHGAELAGAVSEELVVERIREGGERQRIPLQNRLGSSHPKLTQAVLLMEANIEEPLTTDEIAQHVCVSRRQLERIFKQYLNRVPSQYYLELRLNKARQMLMQTSKSIIQIGLSCGFSSGPHFSSAYRNFFGATPREDRNQRRSSSPFELSSVPSERG; encoded by the coding sequence ATGACTGCCCATCGAATTGGTTTCCTGATTTGGCCCAGCACTAAAGCTCTGACGCTTGCGCTGGCAGAGGAGGCCTTGCGTGTTGCCCAGCGTGTGCACCCGGACGTTGTTTACGAATTGTCGTTTTTGCAGGCCGAACCGCCGACCGAAGGTGCCTGGCAATTGCCGGGTGAGCCCTGGGCCGGCAAGCTCGAAAACTTTCAGAAACTGTTCCTACTCGCCGATGAGCCGCCGACCTCGCTCGCGCCGTCGCTCAGCAGTGCGCTGAAACAACTGGTGCGCGCCGGTTGTGTGATCGGCGGTTTGTCGGCCGGTGTGTACCCGTTGGCGCAATTGGGTTTGCTCGACGGCTATCGTGCTGCTGTGCATTGGCGCTGGCAGGACGATTTCGCCGAGCGTTTCCCGAAGGTGATTGCCACCAGTCACCTGTTCGACTGGGATCGCGATCGCTTGACCGCGTGCGGTGGCCTGTCGGTTCTCGACTTGCTGCTGGCCGTGCTGGCCCGTGATCACGGCGCCGAACTGGCCGGCGCGGTGTCGGAAGAGTTGGTGGTCGAGCGCATTCGCGAGGGCGGCGAGCGCCAGCGCATTCCGCTGCAGAACCGCTTGGGTTCGAGTCATCCGAAGCTCACCCAGGCGGTGTTGCTGATGGAAGCCAACATCGAAGAGCCGCTGACCACCGACGAAATCGCCCAGCACGTGTGCGTGTCCCGTCGGCAGTTGGAGCGGATCTTCAAGCAATACCTCAACCGCGTGCCGAGCCAGTACTACCTGGAACTGCGCCTGAACAAGGCCCGGCAGATGTTGATGCAAACCAGCAAGTCGATCATCCAGATCGGCCTGTCGTGCGGCTTCTCTTCGGGGCCGCATTTCTCCAGTGCCTACCGCAACTTCTTCGGTGCCACGCCGCGGGAAGATCGCAACCAGCGGCGCAGCAGCAGTCCGTTCGAGTTGTCCTCGGTGCCATCGGAGCGCGGTTGA